The following proteins are co-located in the bacterium genome:
- the murB gene encoding UDP-N-acetylmuramate dehydrogenase, giving the protein MSSRLEPSSPAARCIGGYTTSKEDAFRRFDLAFPEDHPISTTTLQHGPFSTLEDVAGIEWTPSADLSRLSTFRIGGRAEWLATVHTEEALRTLLAKLAADGQRFHLVGLGSNVLFPDEGLEGLLVRLEGDFKGIRYDGTIVEAGAAVALPKLARRTAERGLSGLEPLCGFPSTVGGAVVMNAGCYGVEIKDVLASCRVLGRDGSPADLRAEDLEPGYRSTNLQGSGRIVVSARFRLTESDAAAALNRIDELNEKRWASLPMGQPNVGSIFKNPPGDAAGRLIDECGLKGLEAGSAQISPKHGNVIVNTGGASSSDVLELMLAAYHSVKRRFGVELEP; this is encoded by the coding sequence ATGTCCTCCCGGCTGGAGCCGTCGAGCCCCGCTGCAAGATGCATTGGGGGATATACTACATCCAAAGAAGACGCGTTCCGGCGCTTCGATCTGGCATTCCCCGAGGACCACCCGATTTCCACAACAACGCTCCAGCACGGGCCGTTCTCGACCCTGGAAGACGTGGCGGGGATCGAGTGGACGCCGTCCGCGGATCTGTCCCGGCTGAGCACGTTTCGAATCGGCGGCAGGGCCGAATGGCTCGCGACCGTGCATACCGAGGAGGCGCTGCGGACCCTGCTGGCGAAGCTCGCGGCGGACGGGCAGCGGTTCCATCTCGTGGGCCTGGGCTCGAACGTGCTGTTTCCGGATGAAGGACTCGAAGGCCTCCTGGTTCGCCTCGAGGGCGACTTCAAGGGGATTCGCTACGACGGCACGATCGTCGAGGCCGGCGCCGCCGTGGCTTTGCCGAAACTGGCGCGGCGAACCGCGGAGCGGGGCTTGAGCGGTCTCGAGCCGCTGTGCGGGTTTCCTTCGACCGTCGGGGGCGCGGTGGTGATGAACGCCGGCTGCTACGGCGTCGAGATCAAAGACGTACTCGCCAGCTGCCGCGTGCTGGGCCGTGATGGCAGCCCGGCCGACCTCCGCGCGGAGGACCTGGAGCCCGGCTACCGCTCGACGAATCTGCAGGGAAGCGGTCGGATCGTGGTCTCGGCGCGCTTCCGGCTCACCGAGAGCGACGCCGCGGCCGCCCTGAACCGGATCGACGAGCTCAACGAGAAACGCTGGGCCAGTCTGCCGATGGGGCAACCCAATGTCGGCTCGATCTTCAAGAATCCACCCGGCGACGCGGCCGGGCGCTTGATCGACGAGTGCGGCCTCAAGGGATTGGAGGCCGGAAGCGCTCAGATCAGTCCCAAGCACGGCAACGTCATCGTCAACACCGGTGGAGCGAGCTCAAGCGACGTGCTCGAGTTGATGCTGGCCGCCTATCATTCCGTGAAACGGCGCTTCGGCGTCGAGCTGGAGCCG